A genomic region of Mitsuaria sp. 7 contains the following coding sequences:
- a CDS encoding VanZ family protein produces MHRRSSATWLALCYAVLVVYASLYPFWPWRMPPSLPWPGFVGLPWPRYWGKFDIWVNVVGYWPLGLLCFSAVIRGSGSLVRALLLTVVGLPLLSFSMETLQYFLPGRVPSLADFLLNSAGAWLGGLCAWAVLGLGGLRRWNGWRERWFVPHSAGALALLALWPVGLLYPAPLPLGLGQLFPRLREWAELLLENTPWELVPKELTDELPLPPGLEAIAIAMGVLAPCLLALSVARPGKRRALLVLGAIALGVTTTAWSTVLNFGPDHAWAWLTSTTEPGLIIGGVLAMLAAFMSRRANAAWGLVVLTALIALMAEAPSDPYLLESLQFWEQGRFVNLYGLAQWVGWLWPFAALAWLLYGVTQSDRAGSPPAGGRSEGRTVREGPHESPLGENPETTIDR; encoded by the coding sequence ATGCATAGGCGCAGTTCCGCCACCTGGCTGGCCCTGTGTTATGCCGTGCTGGTGGTCTATGCCAGCCTCTATCCGTTCTGGCCCTGGCGCATGCCGCCCAGCCTGCCCTGGCCGGGCTTCGTCGGACTGCCCTGGCCGCGCTACTGGGGCAAGTTCGACATCTGGGTCAACGTCGTCGGCTACTGGCCGCTGGGCCTGCTCTGCTTCTCGGCGGTGATCCGTGGCAGCGGCAGTCTGGTGCGCGCGCTGTTGCTGACGGTGGTCGGGCTGCCGCTGCTGTCGTTCTCGATGGAGACGCTGCAGTACTTCCTTCCCGGCCGCGTGCCGTCGCTGGCCGACTTCCTGCTGAACAGCGCCGGCGCGTGGCTCGGTGGACTGTGCGCCTGGGCGGTGCTCGGACTCGGCGGCCTGCGGCGATGGAACGGCTGGCGCGAGCGCTGGTTCGTGCCGCACAGCGCGGGTGCGCTGGCCTTGCTGGCGCTGTGGCCGGTGGGACTGCTGTATCCGGCACCGTTGCCGCTGGGCCTCGGCCAGCTGTTCCCCCGGTTGCGCGAATGGGCAGAGCTGCTGCTTGAGAACACGCCCTGGGAACTCGTTCCCAAGGAACTCACCGACGAGCTGCCCTTGCCGCCTGGCCTGGAGGCCATCGCCATCGCCATGGGCGTCCTGGCGCCATGCCTGCTCGCGTTGTCGGTGGCGCGACCCGGCAAGCGACGCGCGTTGCTGGTGCTGGGCGCGATCGCGCTGGGCGTGACCACGACGGCCTGGTCGACGGTGCTGAACTTCGGCCCCGATCACGCCTGGGCCTGGCTGACCTCGACGACCGAGCCGGGCCTGATCATCGGCGGCGTGCTCGCGATGCTGGCGGCCTTCATGTCGCGGCGCGCGAACGCGGCGTGGGGCCTGGTCGTGCTGACCGCGCTGATCGCGTTGATGGCCGAGGCGCCGTCCGATCCCTACCTGCTCGAGAGTCTGCAGTTCTGGGAGCAGGGCCGTTTCGTCAACCTCTACGGACTGGCGCAATGGGTGGGATGGCTGTGGCCGTTCGCCGCGCTGGCGTGGCTGCTTTATGGCGTCACGCAGAGCGATCGCGCGGGTTCGCCGCCTGCCGGTGGGCGCTCTGAAGGACGAACGGTTCGTGAAGGACCGCACGAATCGCCGCTCGGTGAAAACCCTGAAACTACAATCGACCGATGA
- a CDS encoding ferredoxin has product MSSASYYQRHIFFCLNQRENENACLQHNAQEAFDHCKKRVKAEKLAGKGGVRVNKAGCLDRCAGGPVAVVYPDAVWYQFVDNSDIDEIVERHLKHGEVVERLVLDDSVGR; this is encoded by the coding sequence ATGAGCTCAGCCAGCTACTACCAACGCCACATCTTCTTCTGCCTGAACCAGCGCGAGAACGAGAACGCCTGCCTTCAGCACAACGCGCAGGAGGCCTTCGACCACTGCAAGAAGCGCGTGAAGGCCGAGAAACTGGCCGGCAAGGGCGGCGTGCGCGTGAACAAGGCGGGCTGCCTGGACCGCTGCGCCGGCGGGCCGGTGGCGGTCGTGTACCCGGACGCGGTCTGGTACCAGTTCGTGGACAACAGCGACATCGACGAGATCGTCGAGCGCCACCTCAAGCACGGTGAAGTCGTCGAGCGCCTGGTGCTCGACGATTCGGTCGGCCGCTGA
- a CDS encoding alpha/beta hydrolase, with amino-acid sequence MNAQTQRRQIAGPAGEIECAIDEPAVDAGPLRGVVVICHPNPTQGGTMDNKVVQTIARAFVHLGYRAVRFNFRGIGKSAGAWDEGRGEVDDALAVIAALRDPAQPLALAGFSFGGFVASQAALQLEQPAERLLLVGPAASRFGVATVPADTVVIHGEQDDVVPLSAVFNWARPQALPVIVVPGVGHFFHGQLPLLKNLVTRGWHAVGEART; translated from the coding sequence ATGAATGCACAGACCCAGCGCCGCCAGATCGCAGGCCCGGCCGGCGAGATCGAATGCGCCATCGATGAGCCCGCGGTCGACGCGGGCCCGCTGCGCGGCGTGGTGGTGATCTGCCACCCGAACCCGACGCAGGGCGGCACGATGGACAACAAGGTGGTGCAGACGATCGCTCGCGCGTTCGTGCACCTGGGCTATCGCGCGGTGCGCTTCAACTTCCGCGGCATCGGCAAATCCGCTGGTGCCTGGGACGAAGGTCGCGGCGAGGTCGACGACGCGCTGGCCGTGATCGCGGCCTTGCGCGATCCGGCGCAGCCGCTCGCGCTGGCGGGGTTCTCCTTCGGCGGCTTCGTCGCGTCGCAGGCGGCGCTCCAGCTCGAGCAGCCGGCCGAGCGCCTGCTGCTGGTCGGTCCTGCCGCGAGCCGCTTCGGCGTCGCGACGGTCCCGGCCGATACCGTCGTGATCCACGGCGAACAGGACGATGTGGTGCCGCTGAGTGCGGTCTTCAACTGGGCGCGCCCGCAGGCGCTGCCGGTCATCGTGGTGCCCGGTGTCGGGCATTTCTTCCATGGGCAGTTGCCGCTGCTCAAGAACTTGGTGACGCGCGGCTGGCATGCCGTCGGCGAAGCGCGCACCTAA
- a CDS encoding D-alanyl-D-alanine carboxypeptidase family protein gives MKRFLASLALGLGLSSFVMTTGASAQALAPPEIAARNFVLLDLTTHQTLAERDADTPQDPASLTKLMTAYVVFDALKAKRLTLDQTLTVSKRAWDERKGDPSLMFIDTTMTPKVDELLRGMIIQSGNDASVALAEGVGGTVEQFVAMMNKQAQAWGLKNTSFKNVTGITEPGHKTSARDIAVIFSHVIQDYPQYYADYYSKREYTFNKIRQSNRNMLLGRDPSVDGGKTGYTDAAGYCLAASAQRDVPNGKRRVLSVVMGTASKEARATESQKLLNWGYSAFDAVRLFEKNQPITTVKVWKGALPEAKLGAADAVFVAVPRGEGGKLKTDIQRTDPLVAPLALNQRVGTLKVTTSGGAPVAEVPLVVQQEVPLAGIFGRAWDAIRLWIK, from the coding sequence ATGAAACGATTCCTCGCCTCCCTGGCCCTCGGCCTGGGCCTGTCCAGCTTCGTGATGACGACCGGCGCGTCGGCGCAGGCGCTGGCGCCGCCCGAGATCGCGGCCCGCAACTTCGTGCTGCTGGACCTGACGACCCACCAGACGCTCGCCGAGCGCGATGCCGACACGCCGCAGGATCCCGCCTCGCTGACCAAGCTGATGACGGCCTATGTCGTGTTCGACGCGCTCAAGGCCAAGCGCCTGACGCTGGACCAGACGCTGACCGTGTCCAAGCGCGCGTGGGACGAGCGCAAGGGCGATCCGTCGCTGATGTTCATCGACACGACGATGACGCCCAAGGTCGACGAGCTGCTGCGCGGCATGATCATCCAGTCGGGCAACGACGCCTCGGTCGCGCTGGCCGAAGGCGTGGGCGGTACCGTCGAGCAGTTCGTCGCGATGATGAACAAGCAGGCGCAGGCCTGGGGCCTGAAGAACACCTCGTTCAAGAACGTCACCGGCATCACCGAGCCCGGCCACAAGACGAGCGCCCGCGACATCGCGGTCATCTTCTCGCACGTGATCCAGGACTATCCGCAGTACTACGCCGACTACTATTCCAAGCGCGAGTACACCTTCAACAAGATCCGCCAGTCCAACCGCAACATGCTGCTGGGCCGCGATCCGTCGGTGGACGGCGGCAAGACCGGCTACACCGATGCGGCCGGTTACTGTCTGGCGGCCAGCGCGCAGCGCGACGTGCCCAACGGCAAGCGCCGCGTGCTGAGCGTGGTGATGGGCACGGCCTCGAAGGAAGCGCGTGCGACCGAAAGCCAGAAGCTGCTGAACTGGGGCTACTCGGCCTTCGACGCGGTGCGCCTGTTCGAGAAGAACCAGCCGATCACGACCGTCAAGGTCTGGAAGGGCGCCCTGCCGGAAGCCAAGCTGGGCGCGGCCGATGCGGTCTTCGTCGCGGTGCCGCGCGGCGAGGGTGGCAAGCTCAAGACCGACATCCAGCGCACCGACCCGCTGGTCGCGCCGCTGGCGCTGAACCAGCGCGTGGGCACGCTGAAGGTGACGACCTCGGGCGGCGCGCCGGTGGCCGAAGTGCCGCTGGTCGTGCAGCAGGAGGTGCCGCTGGCCGGCATCTTCGGTCGAGCCTGGGACGCGATCCGTCTCTGGATCAAGTGA
- a CDS encoding D-amino acid aminotransferase, whose translation MTMPWADLPCYLNGHLGRLGDARVPVMDRGFLFGDGVYESIPVYARRLFRVDDHLDRLGRSLKALRIEDPYEREAWLDLFHSLVAHLPEVEDQMIYLQVTRGVAARGHAMPRDLEPTVLAYTQPLLALTPEQRHQGLICVTARDFRWQRGDIKSISLLGNVLARQAAADQGADETVLIRDGYVTEGSSSNVWIVRDGALLTPPPGEALLEGIRVRLLKELCEELGIACNLRPIAETELSTADEILLTSASKEVAPVTRLDHEQVGHGALRGKPGPVYAKLHEAYQRAKILQSR comes from the coding sequence ATGACCATGCCCTGGGCCGATCTTCCCTGCTACCTGAACGGCCACCTGGGCCGGCTCGGCGATGCCCGGGTGCCGGTGATGGACCGAGGATTCCTCTTCGGCGACGGCGTCTACGAGTCCATCCCGGTCTATGCGCGCCGCCTGTTCCGCGTGGATGACCACCTCGACCGGCTCGGTCGCAGCCTGAAGGCGCTCCGCATCGAGGACCCCTACGAGCGCGAAGCCTGGCTGGACCTGTTCCACAGTCTGGTGGCGCATCTGCCGGAGGTCGAGGATCAGATGATCTATCTGCAGGTCACGCGCGGCGTCGCGGCGCGCGGCCATGCGATGCCCAGGGACCTGGAGCCGACGGTGCTCGCGTACACGCAGCCCCTGCTCGCGTTGACGCCGGAGCAGCGCCATCAAGGCCTGATCTGCGTGACGGCGCGGGATTTCCGCTGGCAGCGCGGCGACATCAAGAGCATCTCGCTGCTGGGCAACGTGCTGGCACGGCAGGCCGCGGCCGATCAGGGCGCGGACGAGACCGTGCTGATCCGCGACGGCTATGTGACCGAGGGCTCCAGCAGCAACGTGTGGATCGTCCGCGACGGCGCGCTGCTGACGCCGCCGCCGGGCGAGGCGCTGCTCGAAGGCATCCGCGTGCGTCTGCTCAAGGAGCTCTGCGAGGAGCTCGGCATCGCCTGCAACCTGCGTCCGATCGCGGAGACCGAGCTGAGCACCGCCGATGAAATCCTGCTGACCTCCGCCAGCAAGGAGGTCGCCCCGGTCACCCGGCTCGATCACGAGCAGGTCGGCCACGGCGCGCTGCGCGGCAAGCCCGGCCCGGTCTACGCGAAGCTCCACGAGGCCTATCAGCGGGCCAAGATCTTGCAAAGCCGCTGA
- a CDS encoding DUF493 family protein: MTSFNNAPIPPEQSLIEYPSQFPIKVMGAQVDGFVEAIVSVAQQFDPAFDAATVETRPSSGGKYLGVTITVTATSREQLDELYRTLTTHPMVKVVL; the protein is encoded by the coding sequence ATGACCAGCTTCAACAACGCCCCGATCCCGCCCGAGCAGTCGCTCATCGAGTACCCGTCGCAGTTCCCCATCAAGGTGATGGGGGCGCAGGTGGACGGCTTCGTCGAGGCGATCGTCAGCGTCGCGCAGCAGTTCGATCCGGCCTTCGACGCGGCGACGGTGGAGACCCGCCCGAGTTCGGGCGGCAAGTACCTGGGCGTGACGATCACCGTCACGGCGACCAGCCGCGAGCAGCTCGACGAGCTCTATCGCACGCTGACCACGCACCCCATGGTGAAGGTCGTCCTGTAA
- a CDS encoding tetratricopeptide repeat protein: MPRHITALAAAAVCCLALQGGPAVAAGVTLEQALATYERGDLRAAEKQFRALSQQGLALGDYNLAMMHLRAEVPKPDPKLARQLLLRAAGRGLVRAELALGQFHEQGEDGQRDLVQAQSWYLKAAEHGSVDAQVAVATAFYLGRGAGKDFPQAAQWYREAAKGGDVGAQYLIASMYESGLGVDRDLRLARYWYDIAARNGDEAAPYKLKAVDAALAADAGSV; this comes from the coding sequence ATGCCGCGTCACATCACGGCCCTCGCTGCCGCAGCGGTCTGCTGCCTTGCGCTGCAGGGCGGCCCTGCCGTCGCCGCCGGCGTCACGCTGGAGCAGGCGCTCGCCACGTACGAACGCGGCGACCTCCGCGCGGCGGAGAAGCAGTTCCGCGCGCTGTCGCAGCAGGGCCTCGCGCTCGGCGACTACAACCTCGCGATGATGCATCTGCGCGCGGAGGTGCCCAAGCCTGATCCCAAGCTCGCCCGGCAACTGCTGCTGCGCGCGGCCGGTCGCGGCCTCGTTCGCGCCGAGCTGGCGCTGGGCCAGTTCCACGAACAGGGCGAGGACGGCCAGCGCGACCTGGTCCAGGCCCAGTCGTGGTACCTGAAGGCAGCCGAGCATGGCAGCGTCGATGCGCAGGTGGCCGTGGCCACCGCCTTCTACCTGGGTCGTGGCGCCGGCAAGGACTTCCCGCAGGCGGCGCAGTGGTACCGCGAAGCCGCCAAGGGCGGCGACGTTGGCGCGCAGTACCTGATCGCGTCGATGTACGAGTCGGGGCTGGGCGTCGATCGCGACCTGCGCCTGGCGCGCTACTGGTACGACATCGCCGCACGCAACGGCGACGAGGCGGCGCCGTACAAGCTCAAGGCGGTCGACGCGGCGCTCGCGGCCGACGCCGGCTCCGTATGA
- the lipB gene encoding lipoyl(octanoyl) transferase LipB has protein sequence MLIKTLGRVDYAATLDAMRAFTDARGPDTPDELWLCEFDPVYTQGLAGQADNVLDPQGIPVVQTNRGGQVTYHGPGQVVAYPLVDLKRLGIFVKEYVFRLETAVIQTLDGFGVTGHRVTGAPGIYVRRDVPGAHAALTGPADPADPFRGLGKVAALGIKISRHCTYHGVALNVAMDLKPFLGIHPCGYAGLQTVDLGTLGVFTDWATVAQRFGERLAAQLQP, from the coding sequence ATGCTGATCAAGACCTTGGGCCGCGTCGACTACGCGGCCACGCTGGACGCGATGCGCGCCTTCACCGACGCCCGCGGTCCGGACACGCCGGACGAGCTCTGGCTCTGCGAATTCGATCCCGTCTACACCCAGGGCCTGGCCGGCCAGGCCGACAACGTCCTGGACCCGCAAGGCATTCCCGTCGTGCAGACCAACCGTGGCGGACAGGTGACGTATCACGGCCCCGGCCAGGTGGTGGCCTATCCGCTGGTGGACCTGAAGCGGCTGGGGATCTTCGTCAAGGAATACGTCTTCCGCCTGGAAACGGCCGTGATCCAGACGCTGGACGGATTCGGCGTGACCGGCCATCGCGTGACCGGCGCGCCCGGCATCTACGTGCGGCGGGACGTCCCGGGGGCGCATGCCGCACTCACCGGGCCGGCCGATCCGGCGGATCCGTTCCGGGGCCTGGGCAAGGTCGCGGCGCTGGGGATCAAGATCAGCCGGCACTGCACGTATCACGGCGTGGCGCTGAATGTCGCGATGGACCTGAAGCCCTTCCTGGGCATCCATCCGTGCGGATACGCAGGGCTCCAGACGGTGGACCTCGGTACACTCGGGGTTTTCACGGACTGGGCCACGGTGGCCCAGCGGTTCGGAGAGCGGCTCGCCGCGCAGCTCCAACCCTGA
- the lipA gene encoding lipoyl synthase: MATENVTHEAKSASDYDATAKQKAQAKTARIPIKIIPAEQLKKPDWIRVKAGSPSTRFYEIKQILREHKLHTVCEEASCPNIGECFGKGTATFMIMGDKCTRRCPFCDVGHGRPDPLDVDEPLNLAKTIAALKLNYVVITSVDRDDLRDGGAGHFAECIRQVRELSPRTQIEVLVPDFRGRMDRALDILKAAPPDVMNHNLETAPRLYKEARPGSDYQFSLNLLKRFKEAVPGVPTKSGIMVGLGETDEEILQVMRDMREHHIDMLTIGQYLSPSGHHLPVRRYVHPDTFKMFEEEAYKMGFTHAAVGAMVRSSYHADQQAHAALEKVEAEKASAA; the protein is encoded by the coding sequence ATGGCAACCGAGAACGTCACCCACGAAGCCAAGAGCGCGTCCGACTACGACGCGACCGCCAAGCAGAAGGCGCAAGCCAAGACGGCGCGGATCCCGATCAAGATCATTCCGGCGGAACAGCTGAAGAAGCCGGACTGGATCCGGGTGAAGGCCGGTTCGCCGTCGACGCGCTTCTACGAGATCAAGCAGATCCTGCGCGAGCACAAGCTGCACACGGTCTGCGAGGAAGCGTCCTGCCCCAACATCGGTGAGTGCTTCGGCAAGGGCACGGCGACCTTCATGATCATGGGCGACAAGTGCACGCGGCGCTGCCCGTTCTGCGATGTCGGCCACGGCCGGCCGGATCCGCTGGACGTGGACGAGCCGCTGAACCTGGCCAAGACGATCGCGGCGCTGAAGCTGAACTACGTGGTGATCACCAGCGTGGACCGGGACGACCTGCGCGACGGCGGCGCCGGCCACTTCGCCGAGTGCATCCGCCAGGTGCGCGAGCTGAGCCCGCGCACGCAGATCGAGGTGCTGGTGCCCGACTTCCGCGGCCGCATGGACCGCGCGCTGGACATCCTGAAGGCGGCGCCGCCGGACGTGATGAACCACAACCTGGAGACTGCGCCGCGCCTGTACAAGGAAGCGCGTCCGGGCTCGGACTACCAGTTCAGCCTGAACCTGCTGAAGCGCTTCAAGGAAGCGGTGCCGGGCGTGCCGACCAAGAGCGGCATCATGGTCGGCCTGGGCGAGACCGATGAGGAGATCCTCCAGGTCATGCGCGACATGCGCGAGCACCACATCGACATGCTGACGATCGGGCAATACCTGTCCCCGTCGGGCCATCACCTGCCGGTGCGTCGTTACGTGCACCCGGACACCTTCAAGATGTTCGAGGAAGAGGCCTACAAGATGGGCTTCACCCACGCGGCGGTCGGCGCGATGGTGCGCTCCAGCTACCACGCGGACCAGCAGGCGCACGCCGCGCTGGAGAAGGTGGAAGCGGAGAAGGCGTCCGCGGCCTGA
- a CDS encoding M61 family metallopeptidase codes for MHKHSSASKRALAGAMLCLPLMAVVAGPTSAQAADGPQAKTRIAAAKAGEAFRGVMTLDVDLTDTRRRIVTIKQRIPVQRAGEMTLLYPQWEIGSHAPSISAHRLAGLVVQADGKTLSWRRDPARVHAFRIVVPAGAQVLDLSFQYLAPLSRDPSATIVDGFVGVYWNRMLMYPSGWKASDLPVQATIKLPAGMVPATALSGAPDGERIRFDPVSLDRLIDSPVFSSRHVVTREIAGGVRPVRANWLAADAEVVKNVDRFDARMQAVQRETEAVFGLPPFKRYDFLIALDDRLPGPGGIEHADSGEVVLPANLFSEPAESTSVIDVIPHELIHAWNGLWRVPADMAVSTPNDPFTGTLLWVYEGQTEFWSRVIAARSGLRTVEQTLGAIALDAAIVQHRAGRQWKSLADSANDPLIQDGTVYWRDWQRREDYYIEGVLFWLDIDARLRQCSHGARGLDDFATRFFSAADQKPGERQRPYSEADVAATLARVCPGPWAGTLRKKLDAHDDDGVLDGLAAHGWRLVFRDAPTEYFRLYEAGEGVLDLSWSVGMTVTKDGRVKAATWNGPAFRAGIVPGARLKTVDEEPFSAERLTAAIAAARQGGVRLGILVDGNQETVTVDASRGLRYPTLERIEGTQDSLSTLLAPRAPRAPRAP; via the coding sequence ATGCACAAGCACTCAAGCGCGTCGAAGCGCGCACTGGCCGGCGCGATGCTGTGCCTCCCCTTGATGGCGGTGGTCGCCGGTCCGACATCGGCACAGGCGGCTGACGGTCCGCAGGCGAAGACGCGGATCGCAGCCGCCAAGGCCGGTGAAGCCTTCCGCGGCGTCATGACGCTCGATGTCGATCTCACCGACACGCGTCGGCGGATCGTGACGATCAAGCAGCGCATCCCCGTGCAGCGCGCGGGCGAGATGACGCTGCTCTATCCGCAGTGGGAGATCGGGAGTCACGCGCCGTCCATTTCCGCGCACCGCCTGGCGGGCCTTGTCGTTCAGGCCGACGGCAAGACGCTGTCGTGGCGTCGCGATCCCGCTCGGGTCCACGCCTTCCGCATCGTCGTGCCCGCAGGCGCGCAGGTGCTCGATCTGAGCTTCCAATACCTGGCGCCGCTCAGCCGTGATCCCTCGGCGACGATCGTCGACGGCTTCGTCGGGGTCTACTGGAACCGGATGCTGATGTACCCGTCGGGCTGGAAGGCCAGCGACCTGCCGGTGCAGGCGACGATCAAGCTGCCCGCAGGGATGGTGCCGGCGACCGCCTTGTCCGGCGCGCCTGACGGCGAACGGATCCGCTTCGATCCGGTGTCGCTCGATCGACTCATCGATTCGCCGGTGTTCTCGTCTCGCCACGTGGTGACGCGTGAGATTGCCGGCGGCGTGCGCCCCGTGCGCGCGAACTGGCTGGCCGCGGATGCCGAGGTGGTCAAGAACGTCGACCGTTTCGACGCCAGGATGCAGGCGGTCCAACGCGAGACGGAAGCGGTCTTCGGCTTGCCGCCCTTCAAGCGCTACGACTTCCTGATCGCGCTCGACGACCGGCTGCCCGGTCCCGGCGGGATCGAGCATGCCGACTCGGGCGAGGTCGTGCTGCCCGCGAATCTGTTCTCCGAGCCGGCGGAGTCGACCTCCGTCATCGACGTCATTCCGCACGAACTCATCCATGCGTGGAACGGCTTGTGGCGCGTGCCGGCGGACATGGCCGTGTCCACGCCGAACGATCCGTTCACCGGCACGCTGCTGTGGGTCTACGAAGGTCAGACCGAGTTCTGGTCACGCGTCATCGCGGCGCGCTCGGGACTGCGCACGGTCGAGCAGACGCTCGGCGCGATCGCCCTGGATGCGGCCATCGTCCAGCACCGCGCGGGCCGCCAGTGGAAATCGCTCGCCGACAGCGCCAACGATCCGCTGATCCAGGACGGGACCGTGTACTGGCGCGACTGGCAGCGGCGCGAGGACTACTACATCGAGGGCGTGCTGTTCTGGCTCGACATCGATGCGCGTCTGCGCCAATGCAGCCACGGCGCCCGGGGCCTGGACGACTTCGCCACGCGCTTCTTCAGCGCGGCGGACCAGAAGCCGGGCGAGCGGCAACGGCCTTATTCGGAAGCCGACGTCGCCGCGACGCTAGCTCGCGTCTGCCCGGGTCCGTGGGCGGGGACGCTCCGCAAGAAGCTCGATGCCCACGATGACGACGGTGTCCTCGATGGCCTCGCCGCGCACGGCTGGCGGCTCGTGTTCCGCGATGCGCCGACCGAGTATTTCCGCCTGTACGAGGCCGGCGAGGGCGTGCTCGATCTGAGCTGGTCGGTGGGCATGACGGTGACCAAGGACGGCCGGGTGAAGGCGGCGACGTGGAACGGGCCTGCCTTCCGCGCGGGCATCGTGCCCGGGGCGCGATTGAAGACGGTCGACGAGGAGCCGTTCAGCGCCGAACGTCTCACGGCAGCGATCGCCGCCGCCAGGCAAGGCGGCGTGCGGCTGGGCATCCTGGTCGACGGGAATCAGGAGACCGTGACGGTCGATGCTTCCCGGGGCCTGCGCTATCCGACGCTGGAACGCATCGAAGGCACGCAGGATTCGCTGTCGACGCTGCTGGCGCCGCGCGCACCCCGCGCACCTCGCGCGCCTTGA
- a CDS encoding efflux transporter outer membrane subunit — protein MQTDMQSDMQTPMMMNASSAPAARSRAALTTIAAAAAMTALVAVMSGCAVTRVDPPAPVAAPTQFKENALWKQARPAAAEPVPEQWWTLFDDPVLNDLQHRLVIGNENLKAAIAQVEGARAALEASRSALFPTLSVGVSGTRSKSPDGNVTNGSINRGPTNSVQASLNASWEPDLWGRLRLASEGANASLQASADDLAAARLSAQATLAQTYFSLRTAEAQEALYDRSVTSYQRFLDLTQARYQSGVAARSDVLQAQTQLRSAQAQLLETRSTRGQLEHAIAVLLGLPPSALDLAKNAALPKPPEVPELLPSQLLQRRPDIAAAQRRVAAAYSQIGVADAAYFPSLTLSGSAGYRSSTLSDLLSAPNLFWSLGPSLAQAIFDGGQRKLASAQARTSAEVATSTYRQTVLTALQEVEDNLILTDHLREEARLQQEALDAAQRNLELVTDQYRAGTVSFLDVTTAQNSAFNAEASLLSVRNRQLAAINLLLKNVAGRWTPA, from the coding sequence ATGCAGACAGACATGCAGAGCGACATGCAGACCCCGATGATGATGAACGCCTCCTCCGCCCCCGCCGCACGTTCGCGCGCGGCCCTCACCACCATCGCGGCGGCAGCGGCGATGACGGCGCTGGTCGCCGTGATGAGCGGCTGCGCGGTGACGCGCGTCGATCCGCCCGCGCCGGTCGCCGCGCCCACGCAGTTCAAGGAGAACGCGCTGTGGAAGCAGGCGCGCCCCGCCGCCGCCGAGCCGGTGCCCGAGCAGTGGTGGACGCTGTTCGACGATCCCGTGCTCAACGACCTGCAGCATCGGCTGGTGATCGGCAACGAGAACCTGAAGGCCGCGATCGCGCAGGTGGAAGGCGCCCGCGCCGCGCTGGAGGCGAGCCGCTCGGCGCTGTTCCCCACGCTGTCCGTCGGCGTCTCCGGCACGCGCAGCAAGAGTCCGGACGGCAACGTCACCAACGGCTCGATCAACCGCGGGCCGACCAACAGCGTGCAGGCCTCGCTGAACGCGAGCTGGGAACCCGACCTCTGGGGCCGGCTGCGTCTGGCCAGCGAAGGCGCGAACGCGTCGCTGCAGGCGAGCGCCGACGACCTCGCCGCGGCGCGCCTGAGCGCGCAGGCGACGCTGGCGCAGACCTACTTCTCGCTGCGGACCGCGGAAGCGCAAGAGGCGCTGTACGACCGCAGCGTGACCTCGTATCAACGCTTCCTCGACTTGACGCAGGCGCGTTACCAGAGCGGCGTCGCCGCGCGCAGCGACGTCCTGCAGGCGCAGACGCAACTGCGCTCTGCCCAGGCGCAGTTGCTGGAGACGCGCTCCACGCGCGGCCAGCTGGAACACGCGATCGCGGTGCTGCTCGGGCTGCCGCCGTCCGCGCTGGACCTGGCGAAGAACGCGGCGCTGCCGAAGCCGCCGGAGGTGCCGGAGCTGCTGCCCTCGCAGCTGCTGCAGCGTCGTCCCGACATCGCGGCCGCGCAGCGGCGCGTGGCGGCGGCGTATTCGCAGATCGGTGTCGCGGACGCGGCCTACTTCCCGTCACTCACGCTCTCGGGCAGCGCCGGATATCGCAGCAGCACGCTGAGCGATCTGCTGTCGGCGCCCAACCTCTTCTGGTCGCTGGGACCCTCGCTGGCGCAGGCGATCTTCGACGGCGGCCAGCGCAAGCTGGCGAGCGCGCAGGCGCGCACCAGCGCCGAGGTCGCGACCTCCACCTATCGCCAGACGGTGCTGACCGCGCTGCAGGAGGTGGAGGACAACCTGATCCTCACCGACCACCTGCGCGAGGAAGCGCGGCTGCAGCAGGAGGCGCTGGACGCCGCGCAGCGCAACCTCGAACTGGTGACCGACCAGTACCGCGCGGGCACGGTGTCTTTCCTGGACGTCACGACGGCACAGAACAGCGCCTTCAACGCGGAGGCCTCGCTGCTGTCGGTGCGCAACCGACAGTTGGCGGCGATCAACCTGCTGCTGAAGAACGTGGCAGGGCGCTGGACGCCGGCCTGA